From the genome of Vicia villosa cultivar HV-30 ecotype Madison, WI linkage group LG2, Vvil1.0, whole genome shotgun sequence, one region includes:
- the LOC131650340 gene encoding uncharacterized protein LOC131650340, producing MAQRNIICSVHYYGVISNDLTNGFSFSNTETKRFKVHCRADFRHLKERIETKLQLPVSEIIYRLPLFNGDSGIIFYVMKPIEDDDGVKVMFECHNSFAPLDDMELYVHIVSPPINQSQESHSHQYGLSQPTDEEPTQNNEPFIPDEQVDEYSEDEIQEVQYEDLFGDDNDPDIVEPSQPTLARPISMYAPPDHMRNIYLEEAPSESIFGSHITNYSDVDLYEGMEFEDKEECVAAMQHWHITNNLDYWVYKSDTKRYVIKCKNPTCKFKCRASVRKKNSKWMIGKLSGPHVCTTTSMSQDHRQLTTDIVSHCIRDLVNTDPSIKVKLIISHITGKYGYNISYRKAWIAKVKAIESLYGNWETSYNDLPRWLLVMKTYLPGMIIDLETLPAFSNEGSQLGDKMIFHRLFWAFQPCIHGFAYCKPIVQVDGTWLYGRYKGTLLMAVAQDGNGNIFPIAFAIVEGETKDAWSFFLRNLRIHVTPQPNLCLISDRHPSIKSAYDDPANGWQNPPSSHVYCIRHIAQNFMRAIRDKELRKKLVNMGYALTESTYNYYRTEIRQTNRDAMEWIENIPREKWARAFDRGQRWGHMTTNLAEAMNSVLKATRNLPIASLFSATYFRMGALFGQRGHEWTKRLTSGQTFTDKCIKGMTEEVNKASSHNVYQFDRERFYFMVAERINRNDGRPTGTYGVDLRKRTCDCGKFQAFHLPCSHVIAACESIRQDYTIHIPDVFKIQHVFKVYQQSFQILPHQDNWPQYRGPTLCHDETMRRKKRGRPNSTRIRTEMDDVEKEKRMCGICREVGHIRSKCPNVSGPSNRPP from the exons ATGGCTCAGAGAAACATTATTTGTTCAGTGCATTACTATGGTGTTATCAGTAACGATCTAACCAACGGTTTTTCGTTTAGTAATACCGAAACAAAACGTTTCAAAGTGCATTGTAGAGCCGATTTTAGGCATTTGAAGGAACGGATCGAAACAAAATTGCAACTtcctgtaagtgaaattatttatcGACTTCCGTTGTTTAATGGAGATAGCGGTATCATTTTTTACGTCATGAAACCAATAGAGGACGACGATGGCGTTAAAGTGATGTTCGAATGTCACAATTCGTTTGCTCCTCTTGACGATATGGAGCTATATGTTCATATTGTTAGTCCTCCCATTAACCAATCGCAAGAGTCGCATTCGCATCAATACGGTTTGAGCCAACCCACTGATGAAGAGCCAACCCAAAACAACGAACCATTTATACCCGACGAACAGGTGGACGAGTACAGTGAGGATGAAATACAAGAAGTGCAATATGAAGATCTTTTTGGTGATGACAATGACCCTGATATTGTTGAGCCGTCGCAGCCTACACTTGCACGACCGATTAGCATGTACGCCCCACCGGATCACATGCGAAATATCTATTTAGAAGAGGCACCGTCTGAATCAATTTTTGGTTCCCACATAACAAACTATAGTGATGTTGATTTATATGAGGGAATGGAGTTTGAAGACAAGGAGGAGTGCGTTGCTGCTATGCAACATTGGCATATCACCAATAATCTTGATTATTGGGTATACAAATCTGATACGAAGAGATATGTCATCAAATGCAAAAATCCAACTTGCAAATTCAAATGTAGAGCATCAGTTCGCAAGAAGAATTCTAAGTGGATGATAGGTAAGTTGAGTGGACCACATGTCTGCACAACCACTTCAATGTCGCAAGATCATAGACAACTTACAACAGATATTGTCTCTCACTGCATCAGAGATTTGGTTAACACCGACCCCTCAATTAAGGTAAAGCTCATAATTTCTCATATAACAGGAAAGTATGGTTATAATATATCTTACAGGAAAGCGTGGATTGCAAAGGTAAAGGCCATAGAATCCTTGTATGGAAACTGGGAGACATCTTACAATGACCTTCCACGATGGTTATTGGTAATGAAAACATATCTGCCTGGAATGATAATAGACTTGGAAACTTTACCTGCATTTTCAAACGAAGGAAGTCAGTTGGGTGATAAGATGATATTCCATCGTCTATTTTGGGCTTTTCAaccttgcatccatggttttgccTATTGCAAGCCAATTGTTCAAGTCGACGGAACATGGTTGTATGGAAGGTACAAAGGGACATTGTTGATGGCTGTGGCGCAGGATGGGAATGGTAACATTTTTCCAATTGCTTTCGCTATTGTCGAGGGTGAAACCAAGGATGCTTGGAGTTTTTTCCTTCGTAATCTAAGAATCCATGTGACACCCCAACCCAATCTATGCCTAATATCAGACAGACATCCATCGATTAAAAGTGCCTATGATGATCCTGCAAATGGATGGCAAAATCCTCCGTCATCACATGTCTATTGCATAAGGCATATCGCGCAAAATTTTATGCGTGCGATTAGAGACAAAGAACTACGTAAAAAACTCGTCAACATGG GATATGCATTGACGGAGTCAACGTACAATTACTATAGAACCGAAATTCGTCAGACAAATAGAGATGctatggagtggattgaaaatatCCCCAGGGAGAAGTGGGCAAGGGCATTTGATAGAGGGCAACGATGGGGACACATGACGACTAACCTTGCAGAAGCAATGAACTCTGTGCTAAAGGCTACCAGAAATCTTCCAATAGCGTCTTTGTTTTCGGCCACATATTTTCGGATGGGAGCATTATTTGGTCAACGCGGACATGAATGGACAAAGAGGTTGACATCAGGCCAAACTTTTACAGACAAGTGTATCAAGGGGATGACTGAAGAAGTCAACAAAGCAAGCAGTCATAATGTTTACCAGTTTGACCGGGAGAGGTTCTATTTTATGGTGGCCGAAAGAATAAACCGCAACGATGGTCGTCCAACTGGTACTTACGGTGTTGATCTGCGAAAGCGAACATGTGATTGTGGAAAATTTCAAGCGTTCCATTTGCCTTGCTCACATGTGATTGCAGCATGTGAAAGTATACGCCAAGACTACACCATTCACATACCCGACGTGTTCAAGATACAGCATGTTTTTAAAGTCTACCAACAAAGCTTCCAGATCCTCCCACATCAAGACAATTGGCCTCAATATAGAGGGCCTACTCTTTGTCATGACGAAACTATGCGTAGGAAAAAAAGAGGCCGCCCTAACAGTACTCGGATTCGAACCGAAATGGACGACgtggaaaaggaaaagagaatgtGTGGGATATGCCGTGAAGTAGGCCATATCCGAAGTAAATGTCCAAATGTATCAGGCCCGTCCAATAGGCCTCCTTAA
- the LOC131650339 gene encoding uncharacterized protein LOC131650339 gives MGKKKRVCKKKAPPPSKATKPPSQSKQRKKKEQEAVKPKTEKQVRHANKNEEGGTSVRDEEFNDEFSAVIQYGGEFVFLNDGRTIYRGGMSSLVSGLRLEEFTLDSIHRLVMGWGYREGTYRIWTLIREIYEDYFQIRKDDDCYDFATYNCVNRIDGELFIEHDVVDIGATVRLPRCVNEVGEMEGSDEEEVEGLGDSEDERATALVDGFEGIDISLPQKEVPKVAEYVSVSKEKPCEEDEYVSDELESSDPDLSDSEKAKVQKFEKFKKEHLNKDFKFQWGMEFNSLDEFRYAIREWSVLNGRQITFVKNESDRVRVVCRATCGFLMLRSKVGHKRTFAIKTIVDKHTCARVLDNKSANSRWVAKIVLKKMQTSQDVRITDIIQDLRQNYSVGITVCRAWKAKLIAKKMLEGDADRQYAILRRYAAELLRASPGNTLHCI, from the exons ATGGGGAAGAAGAAGCGTGTGTGTAAGAAAAAGGCTCCGCCACCGTCAAAGGCCACCAAACCGCCGTCACAGTCCAAGCAAAGGAAGAAAAAGGAGCAGGAGGCGGTAAAGCCCAAGACGGAGAAGCAAGTCAGGCATGCAAACAAGAACGAAGAAGGAGGAACCTCCGTTCGTGATGAGGAG TTTAACGATGAGTTCAGTGCTGTTATCCAATATGGTGGGGAGTTTGTGTTTCTGAACGATGGTCGTACGATTTATAGAGGAGGTATGTCGTCGTTAGTTTCGGGACTTCGTTTAGAAGAGTTTACCTTGGATAGTATACATAGGTTGGTGATGGGTTGGGGTTACCGTGAAGGGACATATAGAATCTGGACTCTAATTCGTGAAATATATGAAGATTATTTTCAGATTAGAAAGGATGATGATTGTTATGACTTTGCTACATATAACTGTGTGAATCGAATTGACGGGGAACTTTTTATAGAGCATGATGTTGTAGATATTGGAGCAACCGTAAGACTTCCTAGGTGTGTTAATGAGGTTGGTGAGATGGAAGGAAGTGATGAAGAAGAGGTTGAGGGGCTAGGTGATAGTGAAGATGAGAGGGCCACTGCGCTTGTTGATGGTTTTGAGGGGATAGATATAAGTTTACCACAGAAAGAGGTCCCAAAAGTTGCTGAATATGTTAGTGTTAGTAAAGAGAAACCTTGCGAGGAAGATGAATATGTTAGTGATGAGTTGGAAAGTTCTGACCCTGATTTGTCTGACAGTGAGAAAGCTAAAGTCCAAAAGTTTGAAAAGTTCAAAAAGGAGCATTTAAATAAGGATTTTAAATTTCAGTGGGGTATGGAATTCAACTCCCTAGATGAATTTAGGTATGCCATACGTGAATGGTCTGTATTAAATGGGAGACAAATTACTTTTGTCAAAAATGAAAGTGATAGGGTTAGGGTGGTGTGCAGGGCCACTTGTGGGTTTTTAATGCTACGCTCCAAAGTGGGCCACAAGAGGACATTTGCTATAAAAACCATTGTAGACAAACACACTTGTGCTAGGGTTTTAGACAATAAATCTGCAAATTCAAGGTGGGTGGCTAAGATTGTTTTGAAGAAGATGCAGACCTCACAAGATGTCAGAATCACTGATATTATACAAGATCTGAGGCAAAATTACTCTGTAGGTATAACTGTTTGTAGGGCTTGGAAAGCAAAACTCATAGCCAAGAAGATGTTGGAGGGAGATGCAGATAGGCAATATGCAATATTGAGGAGGTATGCTGCAGAGTTATTAAGGGCCAGCCCTGGAAACACATTACATTGCATATAA
- the LOC131647073 gene encoding probable membrane-associated kinase regulator 2, which yields MEAFTLLKYWRGAGLVGLSPSSETTTTTTILSAVSQNDNATSESDDDDNNDEDEGPFFDLEFTAPDEEEEHVYDETNPNKQQLDEEQESEDGGDENETETEFKITLSPSSNERNDANLSLSPLEDIEIVELKPSSFVLNNASEPNSKPQFTASLLKSATKFRVFMSGLKKPKIDSVITQKKQKPNRIKFKIEEVPIVSLFTRDNSSKGNINNNNKSQSNQNQNQNQKVEHEALSPLEEKRFSKEVVMHRYLKMVKPLYIRVSRRYSHGEKVEKFGSVSTDNKVEAEIATEGKTVAESEENSAKSTQIQNQSQKQGNIPAGLRVVYKHLGKSRSASSAVAASPPALVSSKRRDDSLLQQQDGIQGAILHCKRSFNASRECESSSQLPRSVSDPLQEISSELSSKSSDKRLSG from the exons ATGGAAGCTTTTACCTTACTCAAATACTGGCGTGGTGCTGGTCTTGTTGGTCTCTCACCTTCCTCTGAAACCACCACCACAACCACCATCCTCTCCGCCGTCTCTCAAAACGATAACGCAACCAGTGAAAGCGACGATGACGACAACAACGACGAAGACGAAGGTCCTTTTTTCGACTTAGAGTTTACTGCACCagacgaagaagaagaacatgTTTATGATGAAACAAACCCTAACAAACAACAACTAGACGAAGAACAAGAGTCTGAAGACGGTGGTGATGAGAATGAGACTGAGACTGAGTTTAAGATAACACTTTCTCCTTCGAGTAATGAACGAAATGATGCAAATCTTTCTCTCTCTCCTTTGGAAGATATAGAGATAGTTGAGTTGAAACCTTCTTCTTTCGTTCTCAACAACGCTTCCGAACCTAACTCCAAACCTCAGTTCACTGCTTCATTGCTGAAATCAGCAACCAAGTTTCGTGTCTTCATGTCTGGACTTAAGAAACCCAAAATCGATTCTGTCATAACACAGAAGAAGCAAAAACCAAATAGAATCAAATTCAAAATTGAAGAAGTTCCCATTGTTTCACTTTTCACCAGAGACAACAGTTCCAAAggaaacatcaacaacaacaacaaatctcaatcgaaccaaaaccaaaaccagAACCAGAAAGTAGAACATGAAGCATTATCACCTTTGGAAGAGAAACGTTTCTCGAAGGAAGTAGTTATGCACAGGTATTTGAAAATGGTGAAGCCTCTTTACATTAGAGTATCTCGTAGGTACAGTCATGGTGAAAAAGTAGAGAAGTTTGGTTCTGTTTCTACTGACAACAAGGTTGAAGCGGAAATAGCAACAGAAGGGAAAACTGTTGCTGAGAGTGAAGAAAACAGTGCAAAGAGTactcagattcagaatcagagcCAGAAACAGGGAAACATTCCGGCAGGGCTTAGAGTTGTGTACAAACATTTAGGTAAGAGCCGGTCAGCATCGTCGGCGGTGGCAGCTTCACCGCCGGCGTTAGTATCGTCTAAACGCCGTGATGATTCGCTGTTACAGCAACAAGATGGGATTCAAGGAGCCATTTTACACTGCAAGAGGTCCTTCAATGCCTCCAGAG AGTGTGAATCTTCTTCTCAACTACCACGTTCTGTGAGTGATCCATTACAAGAGATATCTTCCGAACTGTCAAGTAAATCTAGTGATAAACGTCTTTCAGGTTGA